The Spodoptera frugiperda isolate SF20-4 chromosome 9, AGI-APGP_CSIRO_Sfru_2.0, whole genome shotgun sequence genome contains a region encoding:
- the LOC118271471 gene encoding carboxypeptidase B-like — MVGDPTSPTTFNRVQTKLFLILALAGYVFAKNEHYIGWKSYFVGPPIKEHVKTLVILGEKMDLDYLSPPHPEREAIVLVPPRKQLEFIKTLKNFTIKYRSHAENVKATLDRDDERIRNWTNIISRNGGAVTPYNSYLCLDAIYGYMHHISMRHKKTVTMVTAGHSFEGRPLKYLKISTTNFHKKSKNIIFVDAAIHAREWIAPPVVTWIIHKLTDDVTEPNMLNDFDWILMPVVNPDGYEFSFSEKRLWRKTRSTNTDPQSFRCPGVDGNRNFDFAWGATGSSSNPCSDTYRGNRAFSEVETRTVRDILNTYSYRIYMYISMHSFGSMILYPWGHNSSDSKYSFNLHLASSAMVKAIRNASLPHFPDYVNGNSGKTMFYTAGGAADDYAHNLGIPYSYTFELPGLSGGMHGFELHPMHIKQVCKETWIGLVAGITKATKLTEKDRS; from the exons ATGGTGGGTGACCCCACCAGTCCAACAACCTTCAACCGAGTCCAGACGAAGTTATTTCTTATTTTGGCACTGGCTGGATATGTTTTTGCCAAGAATGAACATTATATTGG ATGGAAATCCTACTTCGTGGGACCTCCAATTAAAGAACATGTTAAAACCTTAGTTATACTTGGAGAAAAAATGGATTTGGACTACTTAAGTCCACCACATCCTGAAAGGGAGGCTATAGTCTTGGTACCGCCAAGAAAGCAACTGGAATTcattaaaacattgaaaaatttTACCATAAAATACAGGAGCCATGCTGAAAACGTCAAAGC AACCCTTGACCGTGATGATGAAAGAATTAGAAATTGGACAAATATAATAAGTAGAAATGGTGGTGCGGTGACGCCATACAACAGCTACCTCTGTTTGGATGCG ATCTACGGCTACATGCACCACATCTCAATGAGACACAAAAAAACGGTAACCATGGTGACAGCGGGCCATTCTTTCGAAGGTCGTCCGCTCAAGTACTTGAAGATATCCACCACGAATTTCCATAAAAAGtccaaaaatattatcttcGTCGACGCTGCTATTCATGCAAGAGAGTGGATAGCGCCACCAGTCGTCACTTGGATCATCCATAAGTTGACTGACGATGTCACTGAACCTAATATGCTCAATGACTTTGATTGGATCCTCATGCCCGTTGTCAACCCTGATGGCTACGAGTTTAGTTTTTCCgaa AAACGTCTCTGGCGCAAAACCCGGTCAACTAACACCGACCCTCAAAGCTTCAGATGTCCTGGCGTCGACGGGAATCGAAACTTCGACTTCGCTTGGGGTGCAACTGGCTCCAGTAGTAACCCTTGCTCCGACACTTACCGTGGAAATAGAGCCTTCTCAGAAGTTGAAACCAGAACCGTCCGTGACATATTAAACACTTATTCTTACCGCATATATATGTACATTTCAATGCATAGTTTTGGTAGCATGATTTTATACCCTTGGGGCCACAATTCTTCTGACTCTAAATACAGCTTCAATCTTCATTTAGCCAGCAGTGCTATGGTCAAAGCCATCCGAAACGCGTCCCTACCACATTTTCCTGACTATGTCAATGGTAATTCTGGAAAAACTATGTTCTATACGGCTGGAGGCGCTGCGGATGATTATGCTCATAATTTGGGGATCCCGTATTCATACACCTTCGAGTTGCCAGGACTATCAGGTGGTATGCACGGCTTTGAACTGCATCCCATGCATATTAAACAAGTGTGCAAAGAAACTTGGATCGGATTAGTAGCAGGCATCACAAAAGCTACAAAATTAACAGAGAAGGATCGTAGTTAG
- the LOC118271472 gene encoding carboxypeptidase B-like — translation MVGVYLLRKIVLLTVLTGSILAKHEQYKGWKSYFIVATTNVQVQKLYEVVENLDLDFLGPILLDREAVVLVQPKYNAGFMDIAKKLGIKYWTHVADVKKALDHDDEVMDDWCAGRTNHYPYNSYQPLNAIYDYMAYIENKYSKTVRMRIPKVSFEKRPIRYLKISTTNFLDESKPVIFISGGIHAREWISPATIVYAIRKLTEDVTEPDLLNNFDWILLPVLNPDGYEFTFIHDRFWRKNRSVNSYHNKRCPGVDGNRNYGILWRTVGTSNNPCSEIYGGNKAFSEMETQVVRDVFREYINRVDLYIDMHSYGSMVLYSWAHDGSSSNYSQVLHSVGVAMAQAMDYYTLANFPRYTVGNSAKILNYKASGTAKDYAHFLGVPLSYAIELPGLSNGTQGFHLEPKFIESIGKATWAGIAVGAQRAKKFRSGLKLR, via the exons ATGGTGGGTGTGTACTTACTTAGGAAGATAGTGTTGCTGACTGTACTCACAGGTTCGATTTTGGCCAAACATGAACAGTATAAAGG GTGGAAATCTTACTTCATAGTGGCAACAACGAATGTACAAGTGCAAAAATTGTACGAAGTAGTTGAAAATTTAGATCTAGATTTTTTAGGTCCTATCCTTCTAGACCGAGAGGCTGTGGTTTTAGTACAACCTAAATATAATGCTGGATTTATGGATATTGCTAAGAAGCTGGGAATCAAATACTGGACTCACGTTGCTGATGttaaaaa GGCTCTAGATCACGATGATGAAGTGATGGATGATTGGTGCGCTGGCAGAACCAATCATTACCCGTACAATAGCTACCAACCGTTGAATGCT ATCTACGACTACATGGCttacatagaaaataaatactcaaagaCAGTTAGAATGAGAATTCCAAAGGTTTCATTCGAAAAACGACCCATTCGTTATTTGAAGATATCTACCACGAACTTCTTGGATGAAAGTAAACCAGTAATCTTCATTAGTGGTGGCATCCACGCTAGAGAATGGATTTCTCCGGCTACCATAGTTTATGCTATCAGGAAATTGACTGAGGACGTTACGGAACCTGATCTCCTCAATAACTTCGACTGGATCCTCCTGCCAGTCCTCAACCCTGATGGGTATGAGTTCACGTTTATTCAT GATCGTTTTTGGAGAAAAAATCGTTCCGTAAATTCGTACCACAACAAGCGTTGTCCAGGAGTCGATGGGAATCGCAACTATGGTATCTTATGGAGAACTGTTGGTACCAGTAACAACCCTTGTTCTGAAATCTATGGAGGGAATAAAGCGTTCTCTGAGATGGAAACTCAAGTAGTTCGAGATGTATTCAGAGAGTACATCAATCGTGTGGATCTTTATATCGATATGCACAGCTATGGGAGCATGGTCCTCTACTCCTGGGCTCATGATGGTTCCTCATCCAACTACAGTCAAGTACTTCATTCCGTTGGTGTTGCCATGGCCCAAGCAATGGACTATTATACCTTGGCCAACTTTCCTCGCTATACCGTCGGCAATTCTGCCAAGATACTTAACTACAAAGCATCAGGAACTGCTAAAGACTACGCTCATTTCTTAGGAGTGCCTTTATCTTATGCTATAGAGTTACCTGGACTTTCAAATGGTACACAAGGATTCCATCTAGAACCGAAATTCATCGAGAGCATTGGTAAAGCGACTTGGGCAGGCATCGCCGTTGGTGCTCAAAGAGCAAAGAAATTTAGAAGTGgattaaaattaagataa
- the LOC118271474 gene encoding carboxypeptidase B-like yields MKLIVLLALFALATAKHEMYTGWKSYFVKLVDEIQSKLFASLADKYELDILSHPIIGREGLLLVKPEYNDNFIQDLISIGITFRIHSEDVKSELDYDDLMIEQQHTDLKARNVGRQLPYDNYQEIEAIDDYLDSIGRQYPDVATVVNAAESFEGRPIKYVKISNTNFEDESKPVIFIDGGIHAREWIAPPTVTWAIHKLVEDLTESDLLDNFDWILLPVVNPDGYKFTFNGNRFWRKTRSTDQNPLSTVCPGVDVNRNFDFYWNSVGTSNSPCSDIYAGSRAFSEVETRVVRDILHEHLHRIALYITMHSFGSMILYPWGHDGSLSSNALGLHTVGVAIATTIDQLSLPNFAKYVVGNSALVLNYLASGGAEDYAHSIGVPLAYTMELPGFTNTMQGFNLDPRYIQQVCNETWEGIVVGARRAGDLFKNKRL; encoded by the exons ATGAAACTGATTGTGTTGCTCGCTCTATTCGCTTTGGCTACAGCCAAACATGAGATGTACACAGG ATGGAAATCGTACTTCGTCAAGTTGGTGGATGAGATCCAATCAAAACTCTTTGCATCTTTAGCTGACAAATACGAGTTGGATATCCTAAGTCATCCAATCATTGGTCGAGAAGGCCTACTCCTGGTGAAGCCAGAATATAATGATAACTTCATCCAAGACTTGATATCTATAGGAATTACTTTTAGAATACATTCAGAGGATGTaaaaag TGAACTGGACTATGACGATCTGATGATTGAGCAGCAGCACACAGATTTGAAGGCCAGGAATGTGGGACGTCAGCTTCCTTATGACAACTACCAAGAAATCGAAGCT ATCGACGATTACCTGGACAGCATTGGCAGACAATATCCTGACGTGGCTACTGTTGTGAACGCTGCTGAGTCCTTCGAAGGCCGTCCCATCAAGTACGTGAAGATCTCCAATACAAACTTCGAAGATGAGAGCAAACCCGTCATCTTCATTGATGGAGGCATTCACGCCAGGGAATGGATCGCTCCCCCTACAGTTACCTGGGCTATACATAAACTGGTTGAGGATCTGACCGAAAGCGACCTGTTGGATAACTTCGACTGGATCCTCCTGCCTGTGGTCAACCCTGATGGATACAAATTCACTTTCAACggt AACCGATTCTGGCGTAAAACTCGTTCCACTGATCAGAATCCTCTCAGTACCGTTTGCCCAGGGGTTGACGTCAACCGAAACTTCGACTTTTACTGGAACAGTGTCGGTACCAGCAACTCTCCATGCTCCGACATTTATGCTGGATCCAGAGCCTTCTCTGAGGTTGAAACCAGGGTAGTAAGGGATATTTTACACGAGCACCTGCACCGAATCGCCCTTTACATCACCATGCACAGTTTTGGCAGCATGATCTTGTATCCTTGGGGACATGATGGTTCCTTATCCTCCAACGCTCTTGGGCTTCACACCGTCGGCGTGGCGATAGCAACTACCATCGACCAACTCTCCTTACCTAATTTCGCGAAGTACGTAGTTGGTAACTCTGCGCTGGTCCTCAATTACCTTGCGTCAGGAGGAGCTGAAGATTACGCTCATTCGATTGGAGTGCCCTTGGCTTACACCATGGAATTGCCTGGATTTACCAACACCATGCAGGGGTTCAATCTGGACCCTAGATACATTCAGCAGGTATGCAACGAGACATGGGAAGGTATTGTAGTCGGAGCTAGAAGAGCTGGTGATCTGTTCAAAAATAAAAgactgtaa